From the genome of Monomorium pharaonis isolate MP-MQ-018 chromosome 1, ASM1337386v2, whole genome shotgun sequence:
cgtatattatcataaaaattgtaattgctTAGACATCAAAGCATGTGAGCAAAATCGCATAAATCTGTGATTGTTTATGATGCTAACAATTTGCCATATAATTTGTCTTCACAATTTTGAGTATATTGTTACTGAAGCATCACACAGGTAATAATCTATATATCTGTCTGTATTACCAGTTTAATAGCAAGATAATAGTATCAAAGTTACCTTATGTtgtcagcaatataacatcgTTCTGtgatgttaaattattatggcAACATAACGACAACAGCATAAATTTTGATGATGACGATTTCAAAATTGCTGGTATGTTGCAAAGTTATTCAAAGTATTTCAAAGTATATCGTAAAGGCATcaatttgacaataaatgcAGACTGAGTTGCTGTAATTCTGATAGCAACTATGATGTAAACAACGTATTAACAATACAGACTTGTTGCTATCTGGAtgtattgcaatttattagtTGATTTCGATTATTGGcaaaaacatacatttttaggctcagaattaaaattaattaatgaataaatattaggatatttttatttatttttgcagaatATGGGATAAAATAACGGTTGGTGCATatcgaatattaatatttgttgccGTTGTTACATTAACTACTTTGAGGCGACTATTATTAAGATGTGAAAGTACAGAGACTGTATTAGAtactattaataatgtaagaatattatagttaaattattaattataatgctgTAATGTAATAGgcatattttttcagattttatattttatattttagataacaGAAGAAACATCAGAAGTGATAGTCAATAAAGCAATCGAATCGATGCAACAAAGCGGAACAACTCAACAAGTTGAcatgtattttacaaaacacagttaatatattttatactatgtaacatataaaaatcgaTGACATTATTTGACATATATTTCTGATAATAATAGATTGTATTCCATTTATATGATGCGACAAAGTTATTAttgatgttaaattttttttaaattttttccaacTTATTCATGCTATATAAAACGGAAActgatttttatcatatttataataaactttaattatatacttttgtgAAATTGATATTCAATCTATGATTCATTAATCAAGTtcctaatttaataaatgtaaatatttggtttataatatacaattaggttttaaataatataaattaaatgaatgtgtgtgtgcaatTATATCATTAAGAGCCAGATTGATTATggctataattaaatttattaaaaaaacatgaatgTAGATCTTTAATTGAATCCTttctttaatacattattaacattttataataacaaatatatgatAGTCACATAAAagtaacttaaatttaattttgcttaaaatataacaatacatCGATGTAAGATGCATAAggttataaattaaagtattaataaatagttaaaactaattttgcacgcgcgcgcgctcgtgtATATGTGTCAACAATGAAGTAAGATACAATGACCAAATTATAATCAGATTAAAACGGAAAAGTATCAAGGAATGTGAACTGTACTATGAGAGTGCCTATAATCTtgataatttctattttgtttacagtaaagattattttatttgttcctcGGGATGAGAAActatatgataatttattaatagataaatGTTTATGATACAGATGTATATGGATATGTAGACATTTATTCATTAGATAATTTAACACAGTTTAtttgaagataaaataatcatcTCTTATtgttttaagagaaaaatgtttggaaattttttgaaaaaagtggtcaattttgaaattaaaaaattataacttaatttagaaTCATAAATGACAAAAGTAGTTTATCTTTTAGTGttcataaattcataaaattttctatcagGATCTGTTTACATACAGATACGAAtgtgttattattgttattatcagCGATAATATGTGCGACAAAGACAGTGAACAGTGGGAAAGGAATAAGATTGTTGTGTATGTGTGAATGCTCAGCGAAAGGCGTATGTGATAGTATCCTTCAATACGTTACACGGTTGAGATAAATGAAACTTGAACTAGACACGGAGAATTTAGTCGTTCGTCAGTCTGACTAACCGTTGGCATAAGCGTGTCGATATGTTTGATCAGTGATTACTTAGAATGTGTTGAttgaattacaattatttttaccagAGTAGAATTTGTACGTTTGttaattagttattaatattataatttgagaaacaaggaaacattttattgtgaacaaaaaaattattttaatgaaaagtaATACCTTCTTCAAGCTGTTattaatatcgaatttttagtCGATacatgattaattttaatcatttagaATCAAGTATtagaagatttttattttttttttaaataaatacgatttataatttaaatttcttgtattgtattattatgaCCTTTAGTAGATTATTATGACCTTAATGGATTAAAAGACTAtggaaaattgataaataatttgatgtattagaatatattttgattgcataatgtatataatgcaagtatatatttagacgcattaattttaaaattgaaattaatgtttataatatattaaattttgatcaaTAGGACAGGAAATAATCAATCATAGATAATAACATGCGTTATGCGCGAATTCCGAAAtaacgaaattattatttcagatGAATGAGATAACTCGACAAACTTTCACTCCATTATAATTGGCAAAGTAGCAGCTGTCGTGAAGACTGTTTGAATTTGCAGTGGCTCACTTAACTCACGATTCAGAGAATTGTGATCCAGTTTCTCGGTAGTTTCAATTCACcgcttaattaataaagaaataatttacacaATGGAGCTATTAAGAGTAGCATTGCTAAATATCAAAAGATCAGCAAGAACATTAATACTGTCGTCTCGATttcaggtaatataattaattaatatatgtatactaattttatcattttatcatAGTTTTATCacatttgcatttatatatttatatatttatataaattaaaaatactatatattatattacattttaaatgttctctgtcatctattttatttatataaaattaactttttattagtaatccatataatagaatagtttgcagcaacattgtaatattgcaatttaatgTTGCAtagatattacaaaaattcttttaaattgttttatacatacatatatgtatagtatatataaaagattttttaatatataaaaataaccgACGTTacagcaatatttaaaaaaatattttaaaaatataaaaatattataaaagttataaaaaattgtattatattataaaatattgtaaaaaatggtTTCTGCCTTACCTACGAGCAGCCGCAAATTACTGTTACGCAGCGAAATTCTATTTCTCATAATTAAAAGCCacacaaaagaaaatagaaaaaaatatgcagcacttgaaatttttatctacattttaattaaataattttttgaaaaggcAGATCcctattaagtttaaaataaatgagataTATTTTAAGGAGTATTTTAATgagtagaattttttatttatctgtgtaaaaattaattcagggACATGATATTCGTGGAAGTTATGCACtaaaatgtgttaatataatttatatggcatatgaaatattatgattaacaccaacacataatataatattgctgcaatatttttaaagttaaacatTCTATCATTGCTGCAATCTTTCTATGTTTTatgctatataaaaaatatgtaaaaaaagtgtgcttaaaaatatttcagatactATCAGGAttcattttaacattttttctttttttagcaCATTCAAAGTCAAAGAACACTTACATCTCAAGAAGTATTCGATCGTGAATCTAAGTATGGTGCTCACAATTACCATCCACTCCCCGTAGCTCTATGCAGAGCGCAGGGTGTTTTTATGTGGGACGTCGAAGGAAAACGATATTTTGACTTTCTAAGCGCTTATTCAGCAGTTAATCAAGGCCATTGTCATCCTAGAATTTACAAAGCAATGATTGAACAGGCAAAAACCTTAACTCTGACGTCTAGAGCATTTTATTCTGACATTTTGGGTGAATTTGAGGAATATATCACGAAACTTTTCAGGTTTGAATTAAGACGTTTATTTTTGAGTTTTGAGCTTATGTTGATAAGATAAATGATAACGTAAAGAGATCCAAGATATTAAAGATCAATGAAAGTATAAGAAGTATGagataagatatatatttttaatttaattaatatttaaattaaatttaaattaaaatttaattaatatttaaaatgctaaaaagtatattaactAGAATGTTAGTATGAAAGAatcaagaaataatttgattgcgcaattacaattttatttaataaaatatataattgttgcaTTTTTTGGCTAATAaagatgataataattttaataattttaactttcatATACGTTcgaatttttgcaaaacaatATGTGTTAGAAAGGTCAATTGAATCGAGCTTAACAAAGATTTAGTATATAgtcatgtaatttatttataatcatcAAGATATTTCGATTGTACTTATAATTAGTCATTatcagttattttataaaaaacctataataatttaaaatttgaaacgaAACATATATTTGGAAACTTTTACCGTTAAAAATAGATGTATAAAACAGaccataaaaattacattgtagGTCAGATAGATAAGAAAGCAAGTATATAACCGAAATAAGTTAAaaacgtataaaattaaaattaaaaaataggaacatatataaaaactattacaatttaatgtcAATTTCTTAATAGTTACGTCATTTGGATGCATCCTATTCCTTGTTTAtcagcgagaaagagaaatgttaataactttaatattttgcttttacaattgcattaaatgtttttaaactgTGAAACAATTGCGCAATGTAGGTGTTGCACATtgattctaaaaaattgtatttttcagCTATGATAAATGGTTGCCGATGAACACAGGTGTAGAAGGTGGCGAAACGGCATGCAAATTGGCACGTAGATGGGGATATACGTGCAAGGGCATACCGCCGAATCAGGCCAAAATAGTGTTTGCGGAGGGTAATTTTTGGGGAAGAACGCTGAGCGCTGTCTCTTCGAGTACCGATCCTACTAGCTACAGTAACTTCGGCCCATTCATGCCAGGCTTCGAGCTTGTACCCTATGACGATCTTTTGGCGCTTCAACAAGCACTCGCCGATCCAAACGTTTGCGCCTTTATGGTGGAACCTATCCAAGGTGAAGCTGGTGTTGTGGTTCCTAAGGTAAGCTTTCACGTGCAAACATTTAAGGAAAGGTACATTTGATTTTAtccttaaaaattgtatttattcttCGAAAAGGATGGATATCTCAGAGGAATTCGAGAGCTTTGCTCAAAGAACAATGTCCTGTGGATCGCGGATGAGGTGCAGACTGGTCTGGCGAGAACAGGAAAACGGCTCGCGGTGGATTACGAAAACGTAAAGCCAGATATTCTGATTCTCGGCAAAGCCCTGTCTGGAGGATTC
Proteins encoded in this window:
- the LOC105834802 gene encoding ornithine aminotransferase, mitochondrial, whose amino-acid sequence is MELLRVALLNIKRSARTLILSSRFQHIQSQRTLTSQEVFDRESKYGAHNYHPLPVALCRAQGVFMWDVEGKRYFDFLSAYSAVNQGHCHPRIYKAMIEQAKTLTLTSRAFYSDILGEFEEYITKLFSYDKWLPMNTGVEGGETACKLARRWGYTCKGIPPNQAKIVFAEGNFWGRTLSAVSSSTDPTSYSNFGPFMPGFELVPYDDLLALQQALADPNVCAFMVEPIQGEAGVVVPKDGYLRGIRELCSKNNVLWIADEVQTGLARTGKRLAVDYENVKPDILILGKALSGGFYPVSGVLANDPVMLTINPGEHGSTYGGNPLGCKIALEALRVLEEEKLAENAEKLGRVFRDGLSKLPKEIVTLVRGKGLLNAVVVNKKIDAMDICLKLKERGLLAKPTHGHIIRLAPPLVITEEQIRECVDIISNTILTYN